A region of the Perca flavescens isolate YP-PL-M2 chromosome 15, PFLA_1.0, whole genome shotgun sequence genome:
GGAGTTGCCTTTTGGCAGGTATAGGAGAGATAAAAGAACGAACTCTCCTCCGCAATATTAGTGGATTTGTGTCTCCAGAACCCCCGGCTTTAGTCTGACGCTGCACCTGTTGTGGCTGAGTGGAGTTCATGTCAGCAGAAGGCTTAGTGGAGCTGGGTGGAGGAGGTGGGCAGGGAAGTCTGGCTTCCTTTGCGGCTCCTCTGGAGACCTCGGGTTCAGCAGCATTTTGGCATTGTGGAGGAACAGGGACGTGTGAAGCTACAGGAGCAGGAGGCGGCGGCTGTGTTCTGTAGAAGGAGTCTCCTATCATCGTAGAGCCTTCTCTTGCAGAGTGTGTTGACTCCCACATTTTCAAATCAAAGAAAGCGCCTTGATGATGGAGTGACATTTTGGTTGCGTGTTGTTCGCCGGGCATGTCAGTTTGTGGGATCATTCTTTGCCTCGGTTCCGATTGGCTGACCTTATGTCTTCCTGGAGAAGAACCAGGCTGCATCATCATCTCCTTCGATGGCCTGTTCATCGCTTTTACCCAGTCATTCATGTCATGGGGGTGATGAGGGGGGCCACGAGAGTGAGGATACATTTGAAGCTTGTTCGTGGCTTGAGTCTGTGGGGATAAATTGTGGTATGGATGGTGGGAGGGAAAATGGGGGTTGCTGCGTGGCATCATATTCCCTTCTCTTGTGTCTCCAAATCGATATCCAGGAAAACCGCTCCCACCGCCAGTTGATAAATCAACACCATGAATATAGGACTGGTGCCTTGAAGGTGAAGATAAGGGGTTAGTGCTCAAAGGATGAGAAGGCAAGGGTGTAATATCAACATTACCTCGCCTGTAGGGGTCAGCATTCATTACAACAGATGAATGAACAGACTTGGAATGATACTCCATATCAGCCTCATTAGCCCCACCACTGCCATGATGATCAGTTTGTAAATTTGCAGCGTCTGGGCCAGCCTCCCTTGATGCCGTTTCCATTTTCACTACTTGTTTCTCTGCAATATCCTTTTTGCTCAGATCATTGGCTGCTGCTGGAGAGGAAAACGGCTGTTGAATCACAGAGGCTCCACTCTGACTTTTCTcccgctccctctctctgtcactttccCTGTCCCTCTCTGGTGTGCTGCGTCGGTTTGGCGACACATCACAAATGACGGAGCGCCGCTCTGACGGGGCTAATATGGAGCTTGATGATTTTTGAGACTCAGTTTGACCAATGGTGCCTGTTAGCGGCTCTGGCTCTTGCAAAAGGAGCTCCTGCACAGCAGAGGATGGAGTGGACACATTAGATAACACTTTTCTCTGTGGTAGAGAATAGTCAGCTAAGTTGATATGTTTTGTTGGGGGTTGCTGACAATCTGTAGCCTGTGTTAAATGGCTCTGGCACACGCCAACATCAGATTTCTCAGCGTTTTGCAATATCTTAGTAATGGAAACTTCGGACTTCACCGACGACTGAGCATCTGTGTTAAAATCAGGCTCTCTTCCATGCCTCTGGTTTGGATGTGGGGGCTTTCCAGAGCTACCCATTTGTCCAGAATGAGCCGAAACCTCAGTTATGCCATACGGGTGTCTGGTTTGAAACGGTTGTTGGACTTGGAGATGGGCAGGAAAGGCCTGCTCGGGTCGGCCATAACGCCTATCTAAATTGTAACCTTGAAGAACCTCTTGTAAAAGGCTCGGAAATTGCTGGGAATTATCCTCATGACCTTTAGCTCCTGCTGCTTGCCCTCTCTTCACCAAAGCCTCTGCTACAGAACCAGCATATTTTGGATGCGCAGGGCCATAACCAGCTTGTGACTGTTGGTACCCTAAGTATCTGGAATTTGAATCCATAACACTGGCTGGGCCAGCCCTTCCTCTGTTTTTCAGTGACAAATCTGAGCCATATGTTGATTCTGGGTATCCATATTTATGTGGTCCAGACTGGGGAGGATTTTGAGGCCGTCCAAAATTAGATTTCTGGTGAAGGGAGGAATATAAACTCAGATCTACACCCTCCTCCCCATTATGACTGCTTGACTCTCTTAAGGAGTGTTTCTCTTCTATACAGTTGTCTTGGGAATGCTTGCTTTTTTCAGTGTGACTTCCCTCAGAGCGAGCTGAAACAATCACACCAACACTACTGGTGCTCTGCTGTTCCTCAGATGTGTGCTTTTCTTCCCTCTCATTAttgtgtaatctggatgcagTGTGCAACCGGTTCTCTTTGTCCTGACAATTTTGTGAGTTTACTTCTCCATCTCGCTGTGTTTGGCTACTGCCTTTCTCAGTTTTGTCAACTGTGCCTTCACTTTCATTTTTGATGACTTCATTTATTTCGGTTGTCTTCCTATGACCACCTCTGTGGTCATTATGTGTTAGCCCAGACTCTGAGACACAATTTGGCTGAGGAGGAGGAATACTGGAGGGGGTAGATGAGGGGGATGAGGAAACTGGAGGTGCTGAATGTGAAGTTGGGCCAGTCTCTGATGATTGACATCCAAAGGATGGAGATGAAGAGGGAATTTGAGCTTCATTTGCTTTTATTTCGGAAACATTTCGTTCTTTTGACAGTGAATCAGAGATGGCTGCTTTTACAGCTGATGCTTGCCCAGTCCGTGTCTGACTCTGACAGGGAGCGTGATAACCAGTTAGTTCAGATCCACTGCTTGCACCACTCATCTGCCTCACTCTCCCATGTTCCCCTTCAGAAAATGGCTCCTCACGCTCCACCTTGGTCCCTGATGAGCCACAAACTGACATCAATGAGGACTCTTCATCTGCACCAACATCTAAGCTGGCACCATCACCGATGCCCAGTGCACTTCCATCTTTAACTGTGCTAGTGCTCGATGCTGCACTTGCATTTCGACTCCTTGGTTGTGATGGGGACACGCCATGTGGGGTCTGTTGCATCTGCCCCACATCCTTCCCCTTCTTCTGGGAAAGCACAGAGTCGGTGAGGAGCATGTGCTGAACTGTGTTTGGTAAATTGGCTACTTGTGAGCTCAAGGCATTAAGACTATTCAAGCCAGCATCCTGCATTTTGTCTAGTGGAGAGGACGAATAAATAGAGGAGCATTCCTCTCGGGATCCGATTCCTGTGCCTAGACCCAATTTGTTGCGGCCCGTTGGAGGAAGACTGCTCCCTCCAACTGCACTTATGCTGTGAGCTTTGTGACTGCCACTGCTACCACAACTACTGATGCTGCTATTTGAGTTGGGCGTGGGACTTAACTGTGGCATGGTCTGCAGTAATCTACCTTGACCATGGCTACTACGGGGGTTTGACGTAGGAGGATGTGAAAGACCATGACCTGAGGGGTTTCCGTGTACGTCTGAGACACCCATCAAAGGGGAAGGAGAGGAGCTACAACTGGGGGAATGCACTGCGGAGGCAGCTGGTGAGGGGTTGGATATTGGGCTAAAGTTTTGGTTAATTATGGTTTGTTGAGCATTCGGATGCATTGGGGATTTGGTTAGTTCTTGAGATGCTGCTAGAGGTGTACTGGGATTGGAGGCTTGATGATGTTTAGCATATACAGAGCCTGGAGACGGGCCCTGGTGCTGCATCTTGAGAGAGTTGTCATAACCTACCCCTAAATTGTGCTGTGAGTTGCGGTGCTGTAGTGTGGCTTGCTTGTGAAGTGTAAGTGTCTGTTGGGAATATCCAGGATAGTTTGAAGCATGGTAACTCTGTTGAACATTCTCCATTGGCCCCACATTGTTAGCAACAACTGAACTGGAGACTGAGTTTGAACTGGAGTTGACACTGGGAGAACTGTTGACTTTGGGATCGAACCCGGTGCTGACAGCCCCGTCGAGATATCTCTGTGGAGGGGGGCTGTACATTCCTGATGACCCTGTGGATGCTCCACCCTGTGGAGAGTAGTGCGGGTACTGAGGGGTCATTCTGTGCCCAGAGTGTGGATAGCTCCTATGCTGCTGTCCATGGTGGACAGCGGGGAAGGTTTGCCCATGCTGGCGGTGCTGCATCTGAGGACCTGGCACTGACTGCATTGCAGCATTCTGACTCATATTGTACTGATGAGAAGGAGAAAATGCTCCAGCGCCAGCACCACCACCTGAACCAGCACTGGGGCCATAGTCTACTGGATACGGTGACATCAGGCCAGATGCTGGTGCAGAGCCAGATCCAGCATGCCGGTACTGGTGAGGTATATGTCCATCAATATTAGGGTACCCAAATCCTGCCCCATAAGCCATGCCCCCCCTTCTGTGCCTGTCCTTTCCACCcattgaaaaataataatccatGGCGTCCTTCCTGTAAGGGTTGTTAGCGTTGCCGCTGTGAATGTTACTCTGTGTTGGCGGTGCCTCCACTGCCCCTCTGTTTCTACCACTGTAAGCAAGCATGTGACTGGCTTGACTGGGGTGGTGATGGCTTCTGTGCAGGCTCTGCTGTTGCATCCCTGCGTAATCATCTGTCATCCGTGGGGAGATCTGAGGGTCTGCTGGCTGAGGGGGATATGGAGTTCCCCCTACAGCCCTCCCACTGAACCCCGGGGGGAGAGAAGGGGGAACTGGGCTGTTAGAAAAATTCTGCATTGTTTTCCCAAGTTTGGATTAAAAACGGAAATATCTGTCAGTGTCTATACCAGGGAATGCTTCTGATCAGAAACTGGAAGGCTTACGGCAGTAACCATTAATGACAAAGAGAGAGTCTATGGCCTGGCAGTAAAACAAGGAAATGCTTTGAAAAATAGTTCAAGCTGAGGAATATATATCGCAgatgttatgactttttttttttttttttttttttttagcagaaaGTGGGTAGGGCACTT
Encoded here:
- the tcf20 gene encoding transcription factor 20 isoform X2, producing the protein MQNFSNSPVPPSLPPGFSGRAVGGTPYPPQPADPQISPRMTDDYAGMQQQSLHRSHHHPSQASHMLAYSGRNRGAVEAPPTQSNIHSGNANNPYRKDAMDYYFSMGGKDRHRRGGMAYGAGFGYPNIDGHIPHQYRHAGSGSAPASGLMSPYPVDYGPSAGSGGGAGAGAFSPSHQYNMSQNAAMQSVPGPQMQHRQHGQTFPAVHHGQQHRSYPHSGHRMTPQYPHYSPQGGASTGSSGMYSPPPQRYLDGAVSTGFDPKVNSSPSVNSSSNSVSSSVVANNVGPMENVQQSYHASNYPGYSQQTLTLHKQATLQHRNSQHNLGVGYDNSLKMQHQGPSPGSVYAKHHQASNPSTPLAASQELTKSPMHPNAQQTIINQNFSPISNPSPAASAVHSPSCSSSPSPLMGVSDVHGNPSGHGLSHPPTSNPRSSHGQGRLLQTMPQLSPTPNSNSSISSCGSSGSHKAHSISAVGGSSLPPTGRNKLGLGTGIGSREECSSIYSSSPLDKMQDAGLNSLNALSSQVANLPNTVQHMLLTDSVLSQKKGKDVGQMQQTPHGVSPSQPRSRNASAASSTSTVKDGSALGIGDGASLDVGADEESSLMSVCGSSGTKVEREEPFSEGEHGRVRQMSGASSGSELTGYHAPCQSQTRTGQASAVKAAISDSLSKERNVSEIKANEAQIPSSSPSFGCQSSETGPTSHSAPPVSSSPSSTPSSIPPPQPNCVSESGLTHNDHRGGHRKTTEINEVIKNESEGTVDKTEKGSSQTQRDGEVNSQNCQDKENRLHTASRLHNNEREEKHTSEEQQSTSSVGVIVSARSEGSHTEKSKHSQDNCIEEKHSLRESSSHNGEEGVDLSLYSSLHQKSNFGRPQNPPQSGPHKYGYPESTYGSDLSLKNRGRAGPASVMDSNSRYLGYQQSQAGYGPAHPKYAGSVAEALVKRGQAAGAKGHEDNSQQFPSLLQEVLQGYNLDRRYGRPEQAFPAHLQVQQPFQTRHPYGITEVSAHSGQMGSSGKPPHPNQRHGREPDFNTDAQSSVKSEVSITKILQNAEKSDVGVCQSHLTQATDCQQPPTKHINLADYSLPQRKVLSNVSTPSSAVQELLLQEPEPLTGTIGQTESQKSSSSILAPSERRSVICDVSPNRRSTPERDRESDREREREKSQSGASVIQQPFSSPAAANDLSKKDIAEKQVVKMETASREAGPDAANLQTDHHGSGGANEADMEYHSKSVHSSVVMNADPYRRGNVDITPLPSHPLSTNPLSSPSRHQSYIHGVDLSTGGGSGFPGYRFGDTREGNMMPRSNPHFPSHHPYHNLSPQTQATNKLQMYPHSRGPPHHPHDMNDWVKAMNRPSKEMMMQPGSSPGRHKVSQSEPRQRMIPQTDMPGEQHATKMSLHHQGAFFDLKMWESTHSAREGSTMIGDSFYRTQPPPPAPVASHVPVPPQCQNAAEPEVSRGAAKEARLPCPPPPPSSTKPSADMNSTQPQQVQRQTKAGGSGDTNPLILRRRVRSFISPIPAKRQLQAATNSHHSPGAQSESSHHNEDDSSSSDIPCPRLSSPLPGENTYLQPLSPSSSNTKALPPRKGRGLKLEAIVQKITPNIKKPAGHVDDESNHYPGFSHSEIPAFNDSQDQDLAHFPRVAGGDDGYMDESHSLNDMIPFRGVDETGPLPPSAYPCDPHQTSQTLKQDFDFGLGAAVASASGDKEDFALLGPLPPPPPLPRPVQGSPPPSSSALSDIQHFTNTYQQLETRRGEQSAANLLRQKLQESDMGFDDYPGSDYYGATPPHHSQGHMLNRQHQMSSGRSSLSPQDSKLSESSVPKGYFPSGKKKGRPVGSVNKQKRAQTQAQTQGQGQPQAQAQSTTPSAPPAPTTLTTAAATTPPLMQTASSSPPPAAPPLADNKNTPPLTPPILTQIVKVDVESEDTLPEIEVKPVPRRRKGVKDEAESLQARGRQRRRRRGAALTAPPLAKDDPDTPLGAGGSPGANRVFTDPNRKGPFVPHIHVENKVPEIGAVCTIVNAGGSGIDSLLTSALSSQLSRRDRDSEKGETDEVETTLQSGKALPSSGYVVSGPVITETNHSGRLLCCLCQKWANYKHLGDLYGPFYPAEYAAKLPKNQPQVRQCPATTGTNKTGPNLDMSSNALSTIQDMQTQDAQFTKPPTESDYAVSLDSNPVPLTMTARTAPTAGREEMMMHMTGKFSNSASSSSSSFSSYTSKTASLTLDMNLDIRPIPELKREPDLEIDQRQPHIQQPLQPPTEEAQQRPQHRKLTSHPRFKRRHKSSDDSPRMVPSNSKASLPFQPPPPALDSLGPLAQLAQLPQMPMDPEELWVHEGCIVWTSGVYLVNGRLYGLQEALDGARETSCSYCEMVGSTLGCYSKGCTLRYHYLCAIEADCSLNEDNFSLRCPKHKFTQSIRPARTVYLEQSERG
- the tcf20 gene encoding transcription factor 20 isoform X1 translates to MQNFSNSPVPPSLPPGFSGRAVGGTPYPPQPADPQISPRMTDDYAGMQQQSLHRSHHHPSQASHMLAYSGRNRGAVEAPPTQSNIHSGNANNPYRKDAMDYYFSMGGKDRHRRGGMAYGAGFGYPNIDGHIPHQYRHAGSGSAPASGLMSPYPVDYGPSAGSGGGAGAGAFSPSHQYNMSQNAAMQSVPGPQMQHRQHGQTFPAVHHGQQHRSYPHSGHRMTPQYPHYSPQGGASTGSSGMYSPPPQRYLDGAVSTGFDPKVNSSPSVNSSSNSVSSSVVANNVGPMENVQQSYHASNYPGYSQQTLTLHKQATLQHRNSQHNLGVGYDNSLKMQHQGPSPGSVYAKHHQASNPSTPLAASQELTKSPMHPNAQQTIINQNFSPISNPSPAASAVHSPSCSSSPSPLMGVSDVHGNPSGHGLSHPPTSNPRSSHGQGRLLQTMPQLSPTPNSNSSISSCGSSGSHKAHSISAVGGSSLPPTGRNKLGLGTGIGSREECSSIYSSSPLDKMQDAGLNSLNALSSQVANLPNTVQHMLLTDSVLSQKKGKDVGQMQQTPHGVSPSQPRSRNASAASSTSTVKDGSALGIGDGASLDVGADEESSLMSVCGSSGTKVEREEPFSEGEHGRVRQMSGASSGSELTGYHAPCQSQTRTGQASAVKAAISDSLSKERNVSEIKANEAQIPSSSPSFGCQSSETGPTSHSAPPVSSSPSSTPSSIPPPQPNCVSESGLTHNDHRGGHRKTTEINEVIKNESEGTVDKTEKGSSQTQRDGEVNSQNCQDKENRLHTASRLHNNEREEKHTSEEQQSTSSVGVIVSARSEGSHTEKSKHSQDNCIEEKHSLRESSSHNGEEGVDLSLYSSLHQKSNFGRPQNPPQSGPHKYGYPESTYGSDLSLKNRGRAGPASVMDSNSRYLGYQQSQAGYGPAHPKYAGSVAEALVKRGQAAGAKGHEDNSQQFPSLLQEVLQGYNLDRRYGRPEQAFPAHLQVQQPFQTRHPYGITEVSAHSGQMGSSGKPPHPNQRHGREPDFNTDAQSSVKSEVSITKILQNAEKSDVGVCQSHLTQATDCQQPPTKHINLADYSLPQRKVLSNVSTPSSAVQELLLQEPEPLTGTIGQTESQKSSSSILAPSERRSVICDVSPNRRSTPERDRESDREREREKSQSGASVIQQPFSSPAAANDLSKKDIAEKQVVKMETASREAGPDAANLQTDHHGSGGANEADMEYHSKSVHSSVVMNADPYRRGNVDITPLPSHPLSTNPLSSPSRHQSYIHGVDLSTGGGSGFPGYRFGDTREGNMMPRSNPHFPSHHPYHNLSPQTQATNKLQMYPHSRGPPHHPHDMNDWVKAMNRPSKEMMMQPGSSPGRHKVSQSEPRQRMIPQTDMPGEQHATKMSLHHQGAFFDLKMWESTHSAREGSTMIGDSFYRTQPPPPAPVASHVPVPPQCQNAAEPEVSRGAAKEARLPCPPPPPSSTKPSADMNSTQPQQVQRQTKAGGSGDTNPLILRRRVRSFISPIPAKRQLQAATNSHHSPGAQSESSHHNEDDSSSSDIPCPRLSSPLPGENTYLQPLSPSSSNTKALPPRKGRGLKLEAIVQKITPNIKKPAGHVDDESNHYPGFSHSEIPAFNDSQDQDLAHFPRVAGGDDGYMDESHSLNDMIPFRGVDETGPLPPSAYPCDPHQTSQTLKQDFDFGLGAAVASASGDKEDFALLGPLPPPPPLPRPVQGSPPPSSSALSDIQHFTNTYQQLETRRGEQSAANLLRQKLQESDMGFDDYPGSDYYGATPPHHSQGHMLNRQHQMSSGRSSLSPQDSKLSESSVPKGYFPSGKKKGRPVGSVNKQKRAQTQAQTQGQGQPQAQAQSTTPSAPPAPTTLTTAAATTPPLMQTASSSPPPAAPPLADNKNTPPLTPPILTQIVKVDVESEDTLPEIEVKPVPRRRKGVKDEAESLQARGRQRRRRRGAALTAPPLAKDDPDTPLGAGGSPGANRVFTDPNRKGPFVPHIHVENKVPEIGAVCTIVNAGGSGIDSLLTSALSSQLSRRDRDSEKGETDEVETTLQSGKALPSSGYVVSGPVITETNHSGRLLCCLCQKWANYKHLGDLYGPFYPAEYAAKLPKNQPQVRQCPATTGTNKTGPNLDMSSNALSTIQDMQTQDAQFTKPPTESDYAVSLDSNPVPLTMTARTAPTAGREEMMMHMTGKFSNSASSSSSSFSSYTSKTASLTLDMNLDIRPIPELKREPDLEIDQRQPHIQQPLQPPTEEAQQRPQHRKLTSHPRFKRRHKSSDDSPRMVPSNSKASLPFQPPPPALDSLGPLAQLAQLPQMPMDPEELWVHEGCIVWTSGVYLVNGRLYGLQEALDGARETSCSYCEMVGSTLGCYSKGCTLRYHYLCAIEADCSLNEDNFSLRCPKHKVKKESSPRASGQPGQCTWSSRREAERNAEDEETQKSRSC